TTTCTGATGCCTTCAGGGATCATGCCGCCTAAACTCCGGTAGAATCTTATACTGTATCCTTTCATATCGTTACTACAGGCCTCCGTGACTTGACAAAACCGATCAGGACAATCTGGATGATGAATGTGGCTGCAAGGAAAACAATGAATGCCGATTCTGACATTCCATAGCCGGCAAATCCTGAAAGGATAACGAGCAGCGTCGCTCCAATGCTTGGAATTGCAACTGCAAAGAGCATATACAGCAGAGACCAGAGGCTTAATTCCCTTCCATAATCCTGTATTTTCCTTTTTTGGTCCTGGGTGAGCTCTTTAATAATCGATTTCAGGGATCCCTCAATGCTCGCCCCGGCTTTGATCGTGCTCACAAGCTGCCAGATGGTCTTTCTCAGAAACGCTGACCTTGACTGGGCTCCCTGCTTCTCGAGCGCCTTTTCAAGAGGCAGGCCTGCGTTAACATGCCGAGTGATTGCTTCAAACTCTTTTGAGGCCTGGCCATAGCCAGACTGGCTGATATTTTGTACTGCTGTGAAGAGCGGAATTCCAGAACTGACCTGCAATGTGAGGTCCTTCAGGCCGAAGATAAGGTGCTTTTCAATCTGCTCAGCCTTCTTGCCCGCCTGGATCTTGGGGGAGATCAGCATTGCCGCAAGCAATACAGCGGAAATGATCAATGCAAAACCGGCAAGCTGCAACAGGGGCTTTTTTGTCGGCAAGAATATGAGGAAAAAAAGAAGGCCATAGAGTGCGCCATGCAGCAGGCTAGACGCGAGAAACTCAACCTCATCACCCTCTACATCTTCCCTGAAATACGGGATGAGCTGGCTCATCTTCGCGGCAAGCGGCCTGAAGGGCTTTGAAAGGCTAGCATCAATCTTTTTTGGAAGAATGAACATCATAGGATATCCTTGATTTTCTTTTTCTTCTCTGCTGCCTGGTATATGCTCAGCGGATCCTTGTAATAGATGCGCATAAGCCTTCCGACATCATCGATCTCCTTGACATTGTTGGCAGCCATCCACTGGAGAATGACTTGTTTCTGTCTTCGGTCTTCTTCAATCTCTTTTGGCGTCATCCCGGTATGGAGGTTCAGCTCCTCCTGGATCCTGATGCTCTCATTCACCTTCTCAAAGGAATCGCCCCTGGCGCGCCATCTGTAGAGGTGGTTAAGCTCGATCTTGCCCTCATTCCCCAGGACCTCCGCGACTTCAAGTACTCTCCTCACCCCTTTCCTCCTGTCACGGTATTGCACGACAACAAGGTGGAGCGCTTCAAGCTCTGCTGAAGGGATAGCCATAGGGGGCTCAGTCAGCCTGCGCCTGACCTGCTCTGCAGTGTCTGCATGCATTGTAGCATAGACGCTATGGCCGGTGTGCATTGCCTCAAACAGCGACTCTGCCTGGCGCTTTCTGCGTATCTCTCCCACAATAATCCTGTCAGGCCTCATCCTCAGAGACGCAACCATCAGGTCCAGCATCGTCACCTCTCCCATCCCTTCAGGGTTCCTGTTCCTGCTGGAGAGGGGAATCCAGTTCCAAACCAGCTCATTTGGAAGCCTGATCTCCCGGGTGTCCTCAATGCTGATAATCCTCTGGGACGCAGGCAGGAAACTGCAGATGGAGTTAAGCATCGAGGTCTTGCCAGATGCAGTTCCGCCTGCAATCAGGATATTCAGCTCATACTGCATCGCCTGCCAAAGCAGGCTGGCAATCTCTGGAGAAAGCGTCTTTGCCTCTATGAAGTGGACAGGGGTCCAGGGGTTCCTCGCAAACCTCCGTATTGTAATTGTGTTTTCCTGTGAAACAGGGAAGAGTGTTGCAGCAACCCGGTCGCCTGTTTCGAGATGCGCATCCATGATAGGCTGAAGGGAATTGATCTCTCTGCCTGCTTTTCTTCCGATCTGGCTGGCAATATTGTATATTTCCTCTTCTGAACCAAATGTCTTGGTTGTCTTGCACCAGCCGTACTTCTTATGGTAGACAGAGATCGGCTGCTTTGAGCCATTGATGCTGATCTCCTCAAGCCAGTTATCTTTCATCAGGATCTCAAGGAACCCGAGCCCGAGCATCCTGTGCAGAAGCATTCCTGCCAGAATCTTGATCTCTGATTCCTTCTGGCCAGGAAGCCTCCTTGTAAGTGCTTCCATAGCTTCCTTCAGAAACGTCTCCTTTTGCATGCTGCCCATCAGCGGAATCTTTGGGCTAAGCTCCTCAGAAAGGTGGTTAAGCAGCGCCTCAGTCCCCTTGTCAAGCTCAGGCATGATGATCTCGTACTGCGGGACAAGCTGGAGGCTTACAGAGACGATGCTGATAGTTGCAGGCACAGAATCTGCCGTTACTTTGTAGGTTTCGAGGATTGCCATGGTGCGTTTACTTGCCCCGCCTTATGGTTGCGCCAAATGGAGAATAGCTGATATCAATGAGGCCCTGCTCCTTGAGGACTCCAAGCGCTGCATCGAGCTGCTCGGCCTGCAGCCCAGTCTTCTCCGAAAGCTCTTTTTCTTGCGCTGGCTTTGTTCGAATTGCCTCTAAAATACTGTCATAGACAGTCATGATCTGGTTTGGAGACAGCGGCTTAGCCGGAATCCGAGATTCTGGCCGCTCTTTCTGGATTACCATTTCTGCTGTATTGTCACCATAATGTATAAGGACGTAATGCAGGAAATAGAGAGAGAAGAAGGAAACTGCCAATCCCAGGCCAAGGACAAGCCATTGCTCCCCAAGAAACCCGTAGACGAACGATATCATGCCTACAGCAAAAATGGCATTGGCAACAGCCTTGAGCGCCTGAATCCTTGAAATAAGCATCACCCCTCGCACTCTCCCTAGGTTTCAGGTTTAAAAGCGTTTCGATTGTGTTGAGTAAAGTTATTACCTTCCGCTTTTTGCAAAGGGAAGGGTGCCGCCAATTTTGCGAGACTCAATCACGCAAAGATGAGCAGCGGAAGGGGACGCTCCCTCGGGAAGGTGCCGCGCTTCTCTGAAAACATCCAGAGACGAGTCGGCGGCACCCCGACAAAGCCTTTGCAAAAAGCACTTGGGAAGTTCAGTATACAGATTGCATGGCTCGGGTGAAAATGAGGCCAGACTTGCGAGGCTCAAGCGGCAGCCCACTTATTGCCTCATATCCACCTATCGCTGAACTGAAAGTCAAATACATCAGCAGACTTCTGGGTGATATATTGAATTTGCCGCTCAAAGAGCTTCCGGATTGTTTCAAGACTGACGTCATTTGGGTCCATGGTGTTGCCTCCTGAGTGCTGGAACCTTTGAGCTCCAGCGACTCAATGCTGCTTATTAGGAAGAACTTCATTTAAATAGCTCCTCCGAGGTTGTCCAGTGGGGAGTGCAGCTTAATCCACTTTGGTAAAGAAGATTGCACAGGTTAAATCCGGGATTGGCTAATCTGCCGCAGCCTGCGCCAGAGTCCTGCCGATTCAGAAGGCTCGGTACATGATATCCTATTCTATATACCCTATATATTTTATATATTTTATTAGGGAAATGTATATAAATCGTACTTTAACTCTACTTAAGAGTAATAAAATGGTAAAACTATCCACAATAACCACCCACGAGGATGCCGTAGATCTGGCGAGGGTTTACTGTATCATGAATAAGGTGACCATGAAGGATTTTGTTGCAGATGTGCTGAAAAAAGAGCTGAAGGAATTTAAGGAATCACTGAAGAAATTTTCTTATTAGCCCATTAAAGGCATTCTTAACTGCTTATGTTTCTTATGATACCATTAAACCGCCTTTTTTATAATCCCTCGGATTACCCCGAAAAAGATGGAATGCCTCCTGCGCCTCGTGATTAAGCATAATGATAGAAGGTATATCTGCGAGTTGAGAAAGGTCAAGGTCAAGGGCGGAAGGATGGTTGAGAGGTTTTTCTGCAGGGAGGTGTAGCAGTCCCATTAGGATCCTCCAAGATGAGCTGTGAAGCGGGGGGGGGAAGGCACGGATGCTCTTGCAAGCCATGCGCCGCCTCTTCTAGGCATGATATTTATCCCTTTTCCTGTGCCCCGGAGCAAAACATCAATCACACCAAACTCAGAGGTGTAGCAGAGATAGTCAGGATATCCAATGTTTAGGTCTCCGATATTGACCTGATCCAAGATCTTTCCTTTCCTGACGATACACATATTGTTGTCAGTATTAGAAGAAAGAGAATCAACAACTAACGGAAGCCTCGCAAACGGAGGATTGTTCAGCACTTTATTCTTCACATCATCATCAACAAAGTAGACCTGCTCTGCAGAAGGCTTTGTACCTTCTTTTCATGTATTTGGATTAATAAGCTCTTGATCTCTTATCAATTCTTATAATTACTATAAGAGCCTGAGAAGCATCTACATAATACAGTATCCGATAATCTCCTGCTCT
This genomic window from Candidatus Nanoarchaeia archaeon contains:
- a CDS encoding type II secretion system F family protein, with amino-acid sequence MMFILPKKIDASLSKPFRPLAAKMSQLIPYFREDVEGDEVEFLASSLLHGALYGLLFFLIFLPTKKPLLQLAGFALIISAVLLAAMLISPKIQAGKKAEQIEKHLIFGLKDLTLQVSSGIPLFTAVQNISQSGYGQASKEFEAITRHVNAGLPLEKALEKQGAQSRSAFLRKTIWQLVSTIKAGASIEGSLKSIIKELTQDQKRKIQDYGRELSLWSLLYMLFAVAIPSIGATLLVILSGFAGYGMSESAFIVFLAATFIIQIVLIGFVKSRRPVVTI
- a CDS encoding type II/IV secretion system ATPase subunit, with the translated sequence MAILETYKVTADSVPATISIVSVSLQLVPQYEIIMPELDKGTEALLNHLSEELSPKIPLMGSMQKETFLKEAMEALTRRLPGQKESEIKILAGMLLHRMLGLGFLEILMKDNWLEEISINGSKQPISVYHKKYGWCKTTKTFGSEEEIYNIASQIGRKAGREINSLQPIMDAHLETGDRVAATLFPVSQENTITIRRFARNPWTPVHFIEAKTLSPEIASLLWQAMQYELNILIAGGTASGKTSMLNSICSFLPASQRIISIEDTREIRLPNELVWNWIPLSSRNRNPEGMGEVTMLDLMVASLRMRPDRIIVGEIRRKRQAESLFEAMHTGHSVYATMHADTAEQVRRRLTEPPMAIPSAELEALHLVVVQYRDRRKGVRRVLEVAEVLGNEGKIELNHLYRWRARGDSFEKVNESIRIQEELNLHTGMTPKEIEEDRRQKQVILQWMAANNVKEIDDVGRLMRIYYKDPLSIYQAAEKKKKIKDIL